The Pygocentrus nattereri isolate fPygNat1 chromosome 4, fPygNat1.pri, whole genome shotgun sequence genome includes a window with the following:
- the LOC108427529 gene encoding E3 ubiquitin/ISG15 ligase TRIM25-like: MASISVDQDQFSCPVCLDLLKDPVAIPCGHSYCMVCINGCWDQDDQRGVYSCPQCRETFTPRPVLRRNNMLADVVEKLKKTELRASPAHWYAGPGDVECDFCTGRKLKAIKSCLTCLASFCETHLKPHYEVPSWKNHKLVIASPRLQEKICSQHDKLIEIYCRTDQTCICYLCMLDQHNSHRTVSAAAERTEKQSQLKEIRGKSQQRIQEKEKKLQELKQAVNTIKSSAQTAVEDSERIFTELICSIEKKRSEVTELIRAQEKTELSGAEELIEQLEQEIADLKTRDTELEQLSHTEDHIHFLQSLPSLCVSSGSEDSPNIFISQHLSFDKVSKSLCDLKKQLEEFCEVTLNRISPHAAAVQILLSEPQTREDFLQYFCHLTLDPNTAHECFVLSNEDRVARCSKNVQLYSDHPERFDYWLQVLCKESVSGRCYWEVEWREGTYVYISVSYKGISRKGEGNESWLGHNNQSWSLYCSSSLSFYHNNIETKLSAPSSSRIGVYVDHSAGTLSFYSVSDTMTLLHTVHTTFTKPLYAGFRLSGESTVTLCNC, translated from the exons ATGGCCAGTATTTCAGTAGATCAGGAccagttcagctgtccagtctgTCTGGATCTGCTGAAGGATCCAGTGGCTATTCCCTGTGGTCACAGTTACTGTATGGTGTGTATTAACGGATGCTGGGATCAGGATGATCAGAGGGGGGTCTACAGCTGCCCCCAGTGCAGAGAGACTTTCACTCCGAGGCCTGTTCTACGCAGAAACAACATGCTGGCTGACGTGgtggagaaactgaagaagaCAGAACTCCGAGCTTCTCCTGCTCACTGGTACGCTGGACCTGGAGATGTGGAGTGTGATTTCTGCACTGGGAGAAAACTCAAAGCCATCAAGTCCTGTCTGACATGTTTGGCCTCCTTTTGTGAAACTCATCTCAAGCCTCACTACGAAGTTCCTTCCTGGAAAAACCACAAGCTGGTCATCGCCTCCCCAAGACTACAAGAGAAGATCTGCTCTCAGCACGACAAACTGATCGAGATCTACTGTCGTACTGACCAAACATGCATCTGTTATTTGTGCATGTTGGATCAACACAACAGCCACAGGACAGTCTCAGCTGCAGCAGAAAGAACCGAGAAACAG AGTCAGTTAAAGGAAATACGGGGGAAATCTCAGCAGAGAAtccaggagaaagagaagaagctgCAGGAGCTGAAACAGGCTGTGAACACTATTAAG AGCTCTGCACAGACAGCAGtggaggacagtgagaggatcTTCACTGAGCTGATCTGCTCCATTGAGAAAAAGCGCTCTGAGGTAACagagctgatcagagctcaGGAGAAGACTGAACTGAGTGGAGCTGAAGAGCTCATTGAACAGCTGGAGCAGGAGATCGCTGATCTAAAGACGAGAGACACTGAACTGGAGCAGCTTTCACACACAGAGGATCACATCCATTTCCTCCAG AGTCTCCCgtctctttgtgtctcttctGGATCTGAAGACTCACCCAACATCTTCATCAGTCAACATCTCTCATTTGATAAAGTGAGCAAATCTCTGTGTGATCTGAAGAAGCAACTGGAGGAATTCTGTGAAGTGACACTCAACAGAATCTCTCCACATG CTGCAGCAGTTCAGATCTTACTCTCAGAACCACAAACCAGAGAAGACTTTCTACAGT aTTTCTGTCATTTGACTCTGGATCCCAACACAGCACATGAGTGCTTTGTCCTGTCTAATGAGGACAGAGTGGCCAGATGCAGTAAAAATGTCCAGCTGTACTCTGACcatccagagagatttgatTACTGGCTGCAGGTTCTGTGTAAGGAGAGTGTGAGCGGACGCTGCTACTGGGAGGTTGAGTGGCGCGAGGGGACATATGTGTACATATCAGTCTCATATAAAGGGATCAGCAGGAAAGGAGAGGGTAATGAGAGCTGGTTGGGACACAACAATCAGTCCTGGAGTCTTTActgttcttcctctctttctttctatcacAACAACATTGAGACTAAGCTCTCAGCCCCATCCTCCTCCAGAATAGGAGTGTATGTGGATCACAGTGCAGGaactctgtccttctacagcgtCTCTGACACCATGACCCTCCTACACACAGTCCACACCACCTTCACTAAGCCTCTCTACGCCGGATTTAGGTTATCTGGTGAATCAACTGTAACATTATGCAATTGTTAA
- the LOC108427528 gene encoding tripartite motif-containing protein 16-like, translating into MASISVDQDQFSCPVCLDLLKDPVAIPCGHSYCMVCISGHWDQEDQRGVYSCPQCRETFTLKPVLRRNNMLAEVVEKLKKTELRASPAHWYAGPGDVDCDFCTGRKLKAIKSCLTCLASFCETHLKPHYEVPSWENHKLVKASTRLREKICSQHDKLIEIYCRTDQTCICYLCMLDQHKGHDSVSAVAERTEKQSQLKEMQSESQQRIQEKEKKLQELKQAVNTIKSSAQTAVEDSERIFTELICSIEKKRSEVTELIRAQEKTELSGAEELIEQLEQEIADLKTRDTELEQLSHTEDHIHFLQSLQSLCVSSGSEDSPNITISQHPSFDKVSKSLCDLKKQLEEFCEETFNRISPHAAAVQILLSEPQTREDFLQYYCPLTLDLNTAHHHLILSEENRVVRYSKHVQPYSNHPERFNHWWQVLSKESVSGRCYWEVEWSSEVSGCVYLSVSYKGISRKGRGNDSKFGRNSQSWSLRCGSTLSFWHNSTETKISAPSSSRIGVYVDHSAGTLSFYSVSDTMTLLHTVHTTFTQPLYAGFWLASFVCSVTLCHSE; encoded by the exons ATGGCCAGTATTTCAGTAGATCAGGAccagttcagctgtccagtctgTCTGGATCTGCTGAAGGATCCAGTGGCTATTCCCTGTGGTCACAGTTACTGTATGGTGTGTATTAGTGGACACTGGGATCAGGAGGATCAGAGGGGGGTCTACAGCTGCCCCCAGTGCAGAGAGACTTTCACTCTGAAGCCTGTTCTACGCAGAAACAACATGCTGGCTGAAGTGgtggagaaactgaagaagaCAGAACTCCGAGCTTCTCCTGCTCACTGGTACGCTGGACCTGGAGATGTGGACTGTGATTTCTGCACTGGGAGAAAACTCAAAGCCATCAAGTCCTGTCTGACGTGTTTGGCCTCCTTTTGTGAAACTCATCTCAAGCCTCACTACGAAGTTCCTTCCTGGGAAAACCACAAGCTGGTCAAAGCTTCCACGCGACTACGAGAGAAGATCTGCTCTCAGCACGACAAACTGATCGAGATCTACTGTCGTACTGACCAAACATGCATCTGTTACTTGTGCATGTTGGATCAACACAAAGGCCACGATTCAGTCTCAGCTGTAGCAGAAAGAACCGAGAAACAG AGTCAGTTAAAGGAGATGCAGAGTGAATCCCAGCAGAGAAtccaggagaaagagaagaagctgCAGGAGCTGAAACAGGCTGTGAACACTATTAAG AGCTCTGCACAGACAGCAGtggaggacagtgagaggatcTTCACTGAGCTGATCTGCTCCATTGAGAAAAAGCGCTCTGAGGTAACagagctgatcagagctcaGGAGAAGACTGAACTGAGTGGAGCTGAAGAGCTCATTGAACAGCTGGAGCAGGAGATCGCTGATCTAAAGACGAgagacactgagctggagcagctttCACACACAGAGGATCACATCCATTTCCTCCAG aGTCTCCAgtctctttgtgtctcttctGGATCTGAAGACTCACCCAACATCACTATCAGTCAACATCCCTCATTTGATAAAGTGAGCAAATCTCTGTGTGACCTGAAGAAGCAACTGGAGGAATTCTGTGAAGAGACGTTCAACAGAATCTCTCcacatg CTGCAGCAGTTCAGATCTTACTCTCAGAACCACAAACTAGAGAAGACTTTCTACAGT ATTACTGTCCACTGACCTTGGATCTCAACACAGCACATCATCACCTCATTCTGtctgaggagaacagagtggtGAGATACAGTAAGCATGTCCAGCCGTACTCCAACCATCCAGAGAGATTTAACCACTGGTGGCAGGTTCTGAGTAAGGAGAGCGTGAGCggacgctgttactgggaggttGAGTGGAGCAGTGAAGTTTCGGGATGTGTGTACTTATCTGTGTCATATAAAGGGATCAGCAGGAAAGGACGAGGTAATGACAGTAAGTTTGGACGCAACAGTCAGTCCTGGAGTCTTCGCTGTGGttctactctctctttctggcaCAACAGCACTGAGACTAAGATCTCAGCCCCATCCTCCTCCAGAATAGGAGTGTATGTGGATCACAGTGCAGGaactctgtccttctacagcgtCTCTGACACCATGACCCTCCTACACACAGTCCACACCACCTTCACTCAGCCTCTCTATGCTGGATTCTGGCTTGCTTCTTTTGTATGCAGCGTGACTTTATGCCATTCAGAGtga